One Fervidobacterium thailandense DNA window includes the following coding sequences:
- a CDS encoding SagB/ThcOx family dehydrogenase — MFEEGRKFLKSNWEVLEHFVSDQKKGIPRPDFEKPVPPGTFLIDLPMVKELGTKTIAQAINDRKSHRKYTNEPLTVEELSFLLWATQGVRNVTERATFRTVPSAGARHPFETYVYIRNVENFEEAIYRYLPLEHKLVLHRKDRYLREEIIRATLDQEFVGSAAAVFIWTVIPYRTEWRYGPASHKAILLDAGHVCQNLYLACEAIGAGTCAIAAYSQELMDKFLLVDGVDEFVVYLAPVGKI; from the coding sequence ATGTTCGAAGAAGGCAGAAAGTTCCTGAAATCAAATTGGGAAGTGCTTGAACATTTTGTGAGTGATCAAAAGAAAGGCATTCCAAGACCAGATTTTGAAAAACCGGTGCCTCCAGGGACGTTTTTGATAGATCTCCCAATGGTTAAGGAACTCGGGACCAAGACCATAGCTCAAGCGATAAACGATAGAAAAAGTCACCGAAAGTATACAAACGAACCATTAACAGTTGAAGAGCTTAGTTTCCTGCTGTGGGCAACCCAAGGTGTCAGAAACGTTACCGAGCGCGCGACATTTAGGACGGTTCCATCAGCAGGAGCGAGACATCCCTTCGAAACTTACGTTTACATCAGGAACGTTGAAAACTTCGAGGAAGCCATCTACAGGTATCTTCCGCTTGAGCACAAACTCGTCCTCCACCGAAAGGATCGGTACTTGCGTGAGGAGATAATTCGGGCAACGCTCGACCAAGAATTCGTCGGCAGCGCAGCGGCAGTTTTTATATGGACCGTGATCCCGTATCGGACCGAATGGAGATACGGTCCAGCGTCTCACAAGGCTATACTACTGGATGCAGGACACGTGTGCCAGAATCTCTATCTTGCTTGCGAAGCTATTGGTGCTGGTACGTGCGCAATAGCAGCTTACTCGCAAGAGTTGATGGATAAGTTCCTGCTCGTGGACGGGGTGGATGAGTTTGTAGTTTACCTGGCACCGGTAGGGAAAATTTGA